Proteins encoded by one window of Aphis gossypii isolate Hap1 chromosome X, ASM2018417v2, whole genome shotgun sequence:
- the LOC126552507 gene encoding uncharacterized protein LOC126552507, translating to MVQRGCQRKYNENSFIHRVLITMIFISVSRANDSLKMENYAMVCSEFLECQKCAKHALCSWSLDQQRCLITPPNLGNLTVNVEGHCPQFTVPKKSVLRDELFSYTVVVSNDKNDFVRYLQDRKITCHLDDERLAGYVLNDEIKCNTKRLAAQRDKRFKALMIYHYYITIDDGIILRYNNDSDNYFVYYDHQCNGTTRDDECVTCAWNEYGYKNYYKRCSARNRCVGRYEYYAKWHVGNYTAVMDHADGGGGVRLECADAEIRSVDPMTAPWLGGTTVRFTVVNHHVMAEDKEVSVTVAGRECSEPKMWQLPDDPQLTAVSCTVMPAAATDRHRNHEGPVRLQYTGDPPKVTVTSALVVGLVDPVITDMSPRCGSAAGGTVLRIGGRFLDAGTTLRVSVGDYATCQPVALFPDQLLCVTGPAAVTGPTAARVNVVFDGQLSKYVGDGSVVFTYAAVPALDPGQSLQGIASGGTAVQLRGRHFSCLRYAMLYVHHGERLHYTSCRLVNDTLAVCRAPKLPYSHVDSASSLKYGLRVQDPEYREMDLSPPRDPHGYSLHPDPVLLDFTTDGRAVTINGRDLDRGYRSQDDLIVRFRGSGGVCNVTFADHRRIVCTPSNPSVADLDTVPGVIVTIGDTFAYVVKRKTDGRSRGRNRGPPDNVVTGVKVVCLIAIAIACVAVYRTKAKHRVGATAAAAVAVSSNNRNVAATTAAVNTRATVGYRMNTTTILSSNMAESTGLRKELWNRAFVYIILTVTLACVCGVPRVVDSFKLKTKTNTNNSNNNNNNITVNNNSNSNCSVSRTCARCAERPSCSWSLKRQTCVNTARRPELLTVNIRAHCPRLTAVDEFAYDTLLPFAYKMRVSNDQSGFVKYLAKTNVTCSVMGTAYNGTVNEDEDTIECEAVDNDLLGFDKRRRRLAVYRYGVEFDGVPLRVDDGADNYFTVYNAQHCDGVARKTDGCVACFWHHRSSTATSYYKRCPARNQCTGLFEYYDRTSGGERDDDAAATAVAEPPADACPEMTVRSVEPLTAPWSGGTTLVITVGNHGLLAESRKVTVTVAGRDCVYPQTVNNQTITCTVGPPKPEDSPSGPVRVAYGPLRLTSARQFRFVYPKPTALSPACGPVSGGTLLRIAGRSMDAGSTVAVSVGPADVPCEVLARSEDHVLCATGPSADGRPVAGDVTVVFDKLLRRTVQSGRFAYAGDPTLSARQPLAGIASGGTYLPVRGRHLSCVGNATIYVDDPEGARHFADCAVRNNTFMACRSPALDAALRSLSSSSSSSNASSSAPVLLNFGFRVRFADHTVDLSPQPDFPGYRMYADPVFTDFEIDGRNVTINGRRLDRGFRPNVDLTIRLRNANGAPCAVVDVQRRRIVCVRPPSDHRDDDLRELYVTVGLEFARTVKRKKNNDKNDDRLSGAFGASLLLIAGVLIGACFVLSLAILVYAVWYKKCDIRRYV from the exons ATGGTTCAACGCGGGTgtcaaagaaaatataatgaaaactcCTTTATTCATAGAGTTTTAATCACAatg ATATTCATATCGGTATCGCGTGCCAACGATTCGTTGAAAATGGAGAATTACGCGATGGTGTGCTCGGAGTTCCTGGAATGCCAGAAATGTGCGAAACACGCCCTGTGCAGCTGGTCGCTGGACCAGCAGCGGTGCCTGATCACGCCGCCGAACCTGGGGAACCTGACGGTGAACGTGGAGGGGCACTGTCCGCAGTTCACGGTGCCCAAAAAATCGGTGCTCAGGGACGAACTGTTCTCGTACACGGTGGTGGTGTCGAACGACAAGAACGACTTCGTGCGGTACCTACAAGACCGGAAGATCACGTGCCATCTGGACGACGAGAGGCTGGCGGGGTACGTGCTGAACGACGAGATCAAGTGCAACACGAAGAGGCTGGCCGCGCAGAGGGACAAGCGGTTCAAGGCGCTGATGATCTACCACTATTACATCACCATCGACGACGGCATCATACTGCGGTACAACAACGACTCGGACAACTACTTCGTGTACTACGACCACCAGTGCAACGGCACCACCCGGGACGACGAGTGCGTGACGTGCGCGTGGAACGAGTACGGTTACAAGAACTACTACAAACGGTGTTCGGCGAGGAACCGGTGCGTGGGCCGGTACGAGTACTACGCCAAGTGGCACGTCGGCAACTACACGGCGGTGATGGACCACgcggacggcggcggcggcgtgcgGCTGGAGTGCGCGGACGCGGAGATCCGGTCCGTGGACCCGATGACGGCCCCGTGGCTGGGCGGCACCACCGTCCGGTTCACCGTGGTCAACCATCACGTGATGGCCGAGGACAAGGAGGTGTCGGTGACGGTGGCCGGCCGCGAGTGTTCCGAACCGAAGATGTGGCAGCTGCCGGACGACCCGCAACTCACGGCCGTCTCCTGCACCGTGATGCCGGCCGCCGCCACCGACCGGCACCGCAACCACGAGGGCCCCGTCCGGTTGCAGTACACCGGCGACCCGCCCAAGGTCACCGTCACTTCCGCCCTGGTCGTCGGGCTCGTCGACCCCGTCATCACCGACATGAGCCCCAGGTGCGGGTCCGCGGCCGGCGGCACCGTGTTGCGCATCGGCGGCCGGTTCTTGGACGCGGGCACCACGCTCCGCGTGTCCGTCGGCGACTACGCCACCTGTCAACCGGTCGCCCTGTTCCCCGACCAGCTGCTGTGCGTCACCGGGCCGGCCGCCGTCACCGGTCCCACCGCGGCCCGCGTCAACGTCGTGTTCGACGGCCAGCTGAGCAAGTACGTCGGCGACGGGTCGGTGGTGTTCACGTACGCGGCCGTGCCCGCCCTGGACCCCGGCCAGTCGCTCCAGGGCATCGCGTCGGGCGGCACGGCGGTCCAGCTGCGCGGCCGTCACTTCTCCTGTCTGCGGTACGCCATGCTGTACGTGCACCACGGCGAGAGGTTGCACTACACCAGTTGCCGGTTGGTCAACGACACGCTGGCCGTGTGCCGGGCGCCCAAGCTCCCTTACAGCCACGTGGACTCGGCGTCGTCCTTGAAGTACGGACTGCGCGTCCAGGACCCCGAGTACCGGGAGATGGACCTGTCGCCGCCCCGGGACCCGCACGGTTACAGCCTGCACCCGGACCCGGTGCTGCTGGACTTCACCACCGACGGCCGGGCGGTGACCATAAACGGTCGCGACCTGGACCGCGGTTACCGGTCCCAAGACGACCTGATCGTCCGGTTCCGCGGTTCCGGCGGCGTGTGCAACGTCACGTTCGCCGACCACCGGCGGATCGTGTGCACGCCGTCCAACCCGTCCGTGGCCGACCTGGACACCGTGCCCGGCGTGATCGTCACCATCGGCGACACGTTCGCGTACGTGGTGAAGCGCAAGACGGACGGCCGTAGCCGCGGCCGGAACCGCGGGCCGCCCGACAACGTGGTCACCGGCGTCAAGGTCGTCTGTCTGATAGCCATCGCCATCGCGTGCGTGGCCGTCTACCGCACCAAGGCCAAACACCGCGTCGGCGCCACTGCGGCGGCCGCGGTGGCCGTGTCCAGCAACAATCGCAACGTGGccgccaccaccgccgccgtcAACACGAGGGCGACGGTCGGATATCGTA tgaataCTACAACAATTCTCTCAAGCAACATGGCTGAATCGACGGGATTAAGAAAAGAATTATGGAATCGTGcatttgtgtatataatacttacagtCACATTG GCTTGCGTGTGTGGCGTACCACGCGTCGTCGATTCGTTCAAGCTCAAAACCAAGACCAACAccaacaacagcaacaacaacaacaacaacattaCGGTAAACAATAACAGCAATAGTAATTGCTCGGTATCGCGGACGTGCGCGAGATGCGCCGAAAGACCGTCGTGCAGCTGGTCGCTGAAACGGCAGACGTGCGTGAACACGGCTCGGAGACCGGAACTGTTGACGGTGAACATCCGGGCTCACTGTCCGCGACTGACGGCCGTCGACGAGTTCGCGTACGACACGCTGCTTCCGTTCGCGTACAAGATGAGGGTGTCGAACGACCAGAGCGGCTTCGTCAAGTACCTGGCCAAGACCAACGTGACGTGCTCGGTGATGGGCACGGCGTACAACGGTACGGTGAACGAGGACGAGGACACGATCGAGTGCGAGGCGGTCGACAACGACCTTTTGGGATTCGACAAGCGGCGGCGACGACTGGCCGTCTACCGGTACGGCGTCGAGTTCGACGGAGTTCCGTTGCGCGTCGACGACGGAGCCGACAACTATTTTACCGTGTACAACGCGCAGCACTGCGACGGCGTGGCCCGCAAGACCGACGGCTGCGTAGCGTGTTTTTGGCACCATCGTTCCTCGACGGCGACGTCCTACTACAAACGGTGTCCGGCCCGGAACCAGTGCACGGGCCTGTTCGAGTACTACGACCGGACGTCCGGTGGCGAACGAGACGAcgacgccgccgccaccgccgtcgCGGAACCGCCGGCCGACGCTTGTCCGGAAATGACCGTCCGGTCCGTGGAACCGCTGACGGCGCCGTGGTCGGGCGGCACCACGCTGGTGATAACCGTCGGCAACCACGGGTTGCTGGCCGAGTCGCGTAAGGTGACGGTGACGGTGGCCGGCCGCGATTGCGTCTACCCGCAGACGGTCAACAACCAGACGATCACGTGCACGGTGGGACCGCCCAAGCCCGAAGACTCGCCGTCGGGCCCGGTGCGCGTAGCGTACGGCCCGCTCCGGCTGACTTCCGCCCGCCAGTTCCGGTTCGTCTACCCCAAGCCGACAGCCCTGAGCCCGGCGTGCGGCCCCGTTTCCGGCGGCACTCTGTTGCGCATAGCCGGCCGATCGATGGACGCCGGAAGCACGGTCGCCGTTTCCGTGGGCCCGGCCGACGTGCCGTGCGAGGTACTGGCCCGGTCCGAGGACCACGTGCTGTGCGCGACCGGACCGTCGGCCGACGGACGACCGGTCGCGGGCGACGTGACCGTCGTGTTCGACAAGTTGCTGAGGCGGACCGTCCAGTCCGGTCGGTTCGCGTACGCGGGCGATCCGACGCTGAGCGCACGACAGCCGCTCGCCGGCATCGCTTCCGGAGGCACGTACCTGCCGGTCCGAGGCCGCCACCTGTCGTGCGTCGGCAACGCCACCATTTACGTGGACGACCCGGAAGGCGCCCGACACTTCGCCGATTGCGCGGTGCGCAACAATACTTTCATGGCTTGTCGGTCGCCCGCGCTCGACGCCGCGCTCCgatcgttgtcgtcgtcgtcgtcgtcgtcgaacGCCTCCTCCTCCGCTCCTGTGCTGCTGAACTTTGGTTTCCGCGTCCGGTTCGCCGACCACACGGTGGACCTGTCCCCACAGCCCGACTTCCCGGGTTACCGGATGTACGCCGATCCGGTGTTCACGGACTTCGAGATCGACGGCCGCAACGTGACCATCAACGGCCGGCGCCTGGACCGGGGCTTCCGGCCCAACGTCGACCTGACAATCCGATTGCGCAACGCCAATGGCGCCCCGTGCGCAGTGGTCGACGTGCAGCGACGACGGATCGTGTGCGTGCGACCGCCGTCGGACCACCGCGACGACGACTTGCGCGAACTGTACGTGACCGTCGGCCTCGAATTCGCCCGCACCGTGAAGAGAAAGAAGAACAACGACAAAAACGACGACCGTTTGTCGGGCGCGTTCGGAGCGTCCCTGCTGCTTATCGCCGGCGTCTTGATTGGCGCGTGTTTCGTGTTGTCACTGGCTATCCTGGTCTACGCGGTGTGGTACAAAAAATGTGATATCCGCAGATACGTGTGA